The sequence below is a genomic window from Corynebacterium afermentans subsp. afermentans.
TACTGCACGTGCCCCGGGGTGTCGGCGAGGATGAAGGTGCGCTTATCGGTGGCGAAGTAGCGGTAGGCCACGTCGATGGTGATGCCCTGTTCGCGTTCGGCGCGGAGCCCGTCGACAAGCAAGGAAAGGTCGAGGCCCTCAAAGCCCCTGTCGGCCGAGGTGCGCTCGACGGAGGCAAGCTGGTCCGCGAGCACGGACTTCGTGTCGTGCAAAAGGCGGCCGACGAAGGTGGACTTGCCGTCGTCGACGGAGCCGGCGGTGCACAGGCGCAGGGTTTCGCGGTCCGCCAACGCGGCTGCGGCGGAAGTGGTGGTCGGGGCAGTCATCAGAAGTAGCCTTCCTTCTTGCGGTCTTCCATGGCGGATTCGCTCAGGCGGTCATCGGCGCGCGTCGCGCCGCGCTCGGTCAGGGTGGAGTTGGCGATCTCGACGAGCACCTCGTCGATCGTGGACGCGTCCGAATCAACCGCGCCCGTGCAGGACATGTCGCCCACGGTGCGGTAGCGCACGCGGCGGGTCTCAAGCTGCTCGCCGTCGCGCGGGCCACCCCACTCGCCCGGGGTCAGCCACATGCCGTCGCGGCCGAACACCTCGCGGTCGTGCGCGAAGTAGATCGACGGCAGGGCAATCCCGCGGGCGCCGATGTACTCCCACACGTCCGCCTCGGTCCAGTTGGAGATGGGGAACACGCGCACGTTCTCGCCCGGCAGCGTCGCGCCGTTGTACAGGTCCCACAGCTCGGGGCGCTGGCGGCGCGGGTCCCAGCCGCCGAAGGAGTCGCGCACGGAGAACACACGCTCCTTGGCGCGGGCGCGTTCCTCATCGCGGCGCGCGCCTCCGAGCACGGCGTTGT
It includes:
- the cysD gene encoding sulfate adenylyltransferase subunit CysD, with amino-acid sequence MTQATTPELSPHLKDLENESIHIIREVAGQFDKIGLLFSGGKDSCVVLELARRAFAPAAMPIELLHVDTGHNFPEVIQFRDELVKKHGLRLRVAEVQDWIDRGDLQERPDGTRNPLQTVPLVETIAEVGYNAVLGGARRDEERARAKERVFSVRDSFGGWDPRRQRPELWDLYNGATLPGENVRVFPISNWTEADVWEYIGARGIALPSIYFAHDREVFGRDGMWLTPGEWGGPRDGEQLETRRVRYRTVGDMSCTGAVDSDASTIDEVLVEIANSTLTERGATRADDRLSESAMEDRKKEGYF